A single genomic interval of Streptomyces sp. 1222.5 harbors:
- a CDS encoding glycoside hydrolase family 31 protein has product MDGRDLVRSVSEIGGGMAARGLRTVRAAWRRRRIDAAGLPQRGAERARVPGQVQGVEPGPGGGLIRFGRSELRITVAVNGAVFWGWDGAGPQPSYALAGNSPEPDPRAVLEPDKDGGWRVVAERVTVVVSRHGAVEVCTPGGVTLRRDLPPRWWEPVGGGAARWMQRSEVAADARFFGLGGRASGPRLRDGSYRLWNTDPGRAFGPGDDPLYLTMPVQLVVADAGTHLVFHDSTWDGTVVLREGEEGAGSGHDRAGRCEVRMDGGPLRCWVMVGTPARVLHTWASLTGAPALPPAWALGHHHARWGFGSEQEVRRVVAGYQERGLPLDAVHLDIDHYDEHQVFTVDRERFAKLPVLADELRRDGIRLVSIVDPAVKAVPGNAVYDSGSEVDAFVRDPAGRTVRGVVWAGESVFPDFTHARVRKWWGGLYEERLGQGFAGFWHDMNEPTSFSAFGEATLPRAARHALEGRDGDHREAHNVYGLCMAQAGYAGLRELSPQQRPFLFSRSGWVGTQRYGGAWSGDVATGWPGLRASLSLVLGLGLCGVPYSGPDVGGFDGSPSPELYLRWFQLGAYLPLFRTHASLRAGRREPWEFGADVLEHARVAMLERRRLLPYFVTLAHLARRTGAPYVRPLWWGAPEDRSLRDCEDTFLLGDSLLVAPVLDPGADRRAVQLPRGRWYDTATEEAYEGPARVLVDAPLSRIPVFARAGAVVPVRGADDDLELEVWAPARGRTGGGLVVRDAGDGWDDPEIERYVARMQGRRVVVTREQEDGSAEPSCPVRVRGLD; this is encoded by the coding sequence ATGGACGGTCGTGACCTGGTGCGTTCGGTGAGTGAGATCGGTGGGGGGATGGCGGCTCGGGGGTTGCGTACCGTGCGGGCCGCGTGGCGCAGGAGGCGCATCGACGCCGCCGGGCTGCCGCAGCGGGGGGCCGAACGGGCGCGGGTCCCGGGGCAGGTGCAGGGCGTGGAGCCGGGGCCGGGGGGCGGTCTGATCCGGTTCGGCCGGTCGGAGCTGCGGATCACCGTCGCCGTGAACGGTGCCGTCTTCTGGGGGTGGGACGGGGCCGGTCCGCAGCCGTCGTACGCGCTCGCCGGGAACAGTCCGGAGCCGGATCCGCGTGCGGTACTGGAGCCGGACAAGGACGGGGGCTGGCGGGTGGTCGCCGAGCGGGTGACGGTCGTCGTCTCCCGGCACGGTGCGGTGGAGGTGTGCACTCCGGGCGGGGTGACGCTGCGCCGGGATCTTCCGCCGCGCTGGTGGGAGCCGGTCGGCGGGGGCGCGGCCCGGTGGATGCAGCGGTCGGAGGTGGCGGCGGACGCACGGTTCTTCGGCCTGGGCGGTCGGGCGTCCGGGCCTCGGCTGCGAGACGGGTCGTACCGGTTGTGGAACACCGATCCGGGCCGTGCGTTCGGGCCCGGTGACGATCCGCTCTACCTGACGATGCCGGTGCAGCTCGTGGTGGCCGACGCGGGCACGCACCTGGTGTTCCACGACTCCACGTGGGACGGCACGGTGGTGCTGCGGGAGGGTGAGGAGGGCGCGGGGTCCGGGCACGACCGGGCGGGCCGCTGCGAGGTGCGGATGGACGGCGGGCCGCTGCGCTGCTGGGTGATGGTGGGTACGCCCGCGCGCGTGCTGCACACGTGGGCCTCGCTGACAGGGGCGCCCGCCCTGCCGCCGGCGTGGGCGTTGGGTCACCATCACGCGCGGTGGGGGTTCGGCAGCGAGCAGGAGGTGCGCCGGGTCGTCGCGGGCTACCAGGAGCGCGGTCTGCCCCTGGACGCCGTCCACCTGGACATCGACCACTACGACGAGCATCAGGTGTTCACCGTCGACCGTGAGCGCTTCGCCAAGCTGCCCGTTCTCGCGGACGAGTTGCGGCGGGACGGGATCCGGCTGGTGTCGATCGTGGATCCGGCGGTGAAGGCCGTGCCGGGCAACGCCGTGTACGACAGTGGTTCGGAAGTGGACGCGTTCGTGCGGGACCCTGCGGGCCGGACGGTGCGGGGTGTGGTGTGGGCCGGTGAGTCGGTCTTTCCGGATTTCACCCACGCGCGCGTGCGCAAGTGGTGGGGCGGTCTGTACGAGGAGCGGCTGGGGCAGGGCTTCGCCGGGTTCTGGCACGACATGAATGAGCCGACGTCGTTCAGTGCGTTCGGTGAGGCCACGTTGCCGCGTGCGGCCCGGCACGCGCTGGAGGGGCGCGACGGTGACCACCGTGAGGCGCACAACGTGTACGGGCTGTGCATGGCGCAGGCCGGTTACGCGGGGCTGCGTGAGCTGTCGCCGCAGCAGCGGCCCTTCCTGTTCTCGCGCTCCGGGTGGGTGGGGACGCAACGGTACGGCGGAGCCTGGTCGGGGGACGTGGCGACGGGCTGGCCGGGGTTGCGCGCGTCCTTGTCGCTGGTGCTGGGGCTGGGTCTGTGCGGTGTTCCGTACTCGGGTCCGGATGTGGGCGGTTTCGACGGCAGTCCGTCGCCGGAGTTGTACCTGAGGTGGTTCCAGCTCGGCGCGTACCTGCCGTTGTTCCGTACGCACGCGAGTCTGCGCGCGGGGCGCAGGGAGCCCTGGGAGTTCGGCGCCGACGTGCTGGAGCACGCGCGCGTGGCGATGCTGGAGCGGCGGCGGCTGTTGCCGTACTTCGTGACCTTGGCGCATCTGGCGCGGCGGACCGGCGCGCCCTATGTGCGGCCGTTGTGGTGGGGGGCTCCGGAGGACCGGTCGCTCCGGGACTGCGAGGACACGTTTCTGCTCGGTGACAGCCTGCTGGTGGCCCCGGTCCTCGACCCGGGTGCCGACCGGCGTGCGGTGCAGCTGCCCCGGGGCCGCTGGTACGACACGGCCACGGAGGAGGCGTACGAGGGGCCCGCTCGGGTCCTCGTCGACGCGCCGCTGTCGCGGATACCGGTGTTCGCGCGCGCGGGTGCGGTCGTGCCCGTGCGCGGGGCCGACGACGATCTCGAGCTGGAGGTCTGGGCGCCCGCGCGCGGGCGGACGGGCGGCGGCCTGGTGGTGCGGGACGCGGGCGACGGCTGGGACGACCCGGAGATCGAGCGCTACGTCGCCCGCATGCAGGGCCGGCGGGTGGTGGTCACCCGGGAGCAGGAGGACGGCTCGGCCGAGCCGTCCTGTCCGGTGCGTGTGCGGGGGCTCGACTGA
- a CDS encoding acetoacetate--CoA ligase, with protein sequence MSTANPQPLWQPDPERIAQARITQFQAWAAEHHGAPAEGGYPALHQWSVEQLDTFWKAVTEFFDVRFSTPYARVLGDRSMPGAEWFPGATLNYAEHALRAADDRPGEPALLHVDETHEPRPVTWSELRRQVGALAAELRTLGVRPGDRVSGYLPNIPQAVVALLATAAVGGVWTSCAPDFGARSVLDRFQQVEPVVLFTVDGYRYGGKEHDRRETVAELRRELPTLRAVVHIPLLGTDTPDGALEWSALTAGDTEPVFEQVPFDHPLWVLYSSGTTGLPKAIVQSQGGILVEHLKQLGLHCDLGPEDRFFWYTSTGWMMWNFLVSGLLTGTTVVLYDGSPGYPDTGAQWRIAERTGATLYGTSAAYVMACRKAGVHPSRDFDLSKVQCVATTGSPLPPDGFRWLHDEVRDDLWIASVSGGTDVCSCFAGAVPTLPVYTGELQAPGLGTDLRSWDPSGKPLIDEVGELVVTNPMPSMPIHFWNDGDGSRYHDSYFDTYPGVWRHGDWITVTERGSVIIHGRSDSTLNRQGVRMGSADIYEVVERLPEIRESLVIGIEQPDGGYWMPLFVHLAPGAALDEALLGRIKQAIREQLSPRHVPDEVIEVPGIPHTLTGKRIEVPVKRLLQGTPMEKAVNAGSIDNLALLGFYEELARKRG encoded by the coding sequence ATGTCGACCGCGAACCCCCAGCCGCTCTGGCAGCCCGATCCCGAGCGGATCGCCCAGGCACGCATCACGCAGTTCCAGGCATGGGCAGCAGAGCACCACGGCGCACCGGCCGAGGGAGGCTACCCGGCACTCCACCAGTGGTCCGTCGAGCAGCTGGACACCTTCTGGAAAGCTGTCACCGAGTTTTTCGACGTGCGGTTCTCGACGCCCTACGCGCGCGTGCTGGGCGACCGCTCCATGCCCGGCGCCGAGTGGTTCCCCGGAGCCACCCTCAACTACGCCGAACACGCCCTGCGGGCCGCCGACGACCGCCCCGGCGAACCCGCCCTCCTCCACGTGGACGAGACCCACGAGCCGCGCCCGGTGACCTGGTCCGAGCTGCGCCGCCAGGTCGGCGCCCTCGCCGCCGAACTCCGCACCCTCGGCGTACGCCCCGGCGACCGCGTCAGCGGCTACCTGCCGAACATCCCCCAGGCAGTCGTCGCCCTCCTCGCCACGGCCGCCGTCGGTGGCGTCTGGACCTCCTGCGCCCCCGACTTCGGCGCCCGCAGCGTGCTGGACCGCTTCCAGCAGGTCGAGCCCGTCGTCCTGTTCACCGTCGACGGCTACCGCTACGGCGGCAAGGAGCACGACCGCCGGGAGACCGTCGCCGAACTGCGCCGCGAACTGCCCACCCTGCGCGCCGTCGTCCACATCCCGCTCCTCGGCACCGACACGCCCGACGGCGCCCTCGAATGGTCGGCACTCACCGCCGGGGACACCGAGCCCGTCTTCGAGCAGGTCCCGTTCGACCACCCCTTGTGGGTGCTCTACTCCTCCGGCACCACCGGCCTGCCCAAGGCCATCGTCCAGTCGCAGGGCGGCATCCTCGTCGAGCACCTCAAGCAGCTCGGGCTGCACTGCGACCTAGGCCCCGAGGACCGTTTCTTCTGGTACACCTCCACCGGCTGGATGATGTGGAACTTCCTCGTCTCCGGCCTGCTCACCGGAACCACGGTCGTGCTCTACGACGGCAGCCCCGGCTACCCGGACACGGGCGCCCAGTGGCGTATCGCCGAGCGCACCGGAGCCACCCTCTACGGCACCTCCGCCGCTTACGTCATGGCCTGCCGCAAGGCCGGCGTGCACCCGTCCCGCGACTTCGACCTCTCGAAGGTGCAGTGCGTCGCCACCACGGGCTCGCCCCTGCCCCCCGACGGCTTCCGCTGGCTGCACGACGAGGTCCGCGACGACCTGTGGATCGCCTCCGTCAGCGGCGGCACCGACGTCTGCTCCTGCTTCGCCGGCGCCGTACCGACCCTGCCCGTGTACACCGGAGAACTGCAGGCGCCCGGACTCGGCACCGACCTGCGGTCCTGGGACCCCAGCGGAAAACCCCTCATCGACGAGGTCGGGGAACTGGTCGTCACCAACCCCATGCCGTCCATGCCCATCCACTTCTGGAACGACGGCGACGGCAGCCGCTACCACGACAGCTACTTCGACACCTACCCCGGCGTATGGCGCCACGGAGACTGGATCACCGTCACCGAGCGCGGTTCCGTGATCATCCACGGCCGCTCCGACTCCACCCTCAACCGGCAGGGCGTACGGATGGGTTCAGCCGACATCTACGAGGTCGTCGAGCGCCTCCCCGAGATCAGGGAATCCCTCGTCATCGGCATCGAACAGCCCGACGGCGGCTACTGGATGCCGCTGTTCGTGCACCTCGCACCCGGTGCCGCCCTCGACGAGGCGCTGCTCGGGCGGATCAAGCAGGCCATCCGCGAGCAGCTCTCGCCCCGCCACGTTCCCGACGAGGTCATCGAGGTGCCCGGCATCCCGCACACCCTCACGGGCAAGCGCATCGAGGTCCCGGTCAAGCGCCTCCTCCAGGGCACACCGATGGAGAAGGCCGTCAACGCCGGATCCATCGACAACCTCGCCCTGCTCGGGTTCTACGAGGAGCTGGCCCGAAAGCGAGGCTGA